A single window of Raphanus sativus cultivar WK10039 unplaced genomic scaffold, ASM80110v3 Scaffold0528, whole genome shotgun sequence DNA harbors:
- the LOC130502374 gene encoding uncharacterized protein At4g04775-like, which translates to MSAASSSTTGGRRRVRTPGIPSGCWCGVGVTELISKSNPNPYRRYYRCLFAASQRLENDNHVFKWVDEAFTDEIQQLDYQVRILEEEVQSLKATIRNEGDIREGPKKMPMIKISGGCVLLTIVLVLGIIMYKK; encoded by the exons ATGTCCGCCGCTTCATCATCCACGACCGGTGGTCGGAGACGGGTACGAACTCCGGGGATACCTAGTGGGTGTTGGTGCGGGGTGGGCGTCACCGAGCTCATCTCCAAAAGCAATCCAAACCCATATCGCCGGTATTATCGGTGTCTCTTTGCGGCTTCACAGAGG cTCGAGAACGACAATCATGTCTTCAAATGGGTTGACGAAGCCTTCACCGATGAGATACAGCAGCTGGACTACCAAGTTCGAATACTCGAAGAAGAAGTTCAGAGTCTCAAAGCAACAATAAGGAACGAAGGAGATATCCGCGAAGGTCCCAAAAAGATGCCCATGATAAAGATATCAGGAGGTTGTGTTCTTCTTACCATCGTTTTAGTTCTAGGAATTATAATGTACAAAAAGTAA